In Ipomoea triloba cultivar NCNSP0323 chromosome 7, ASM357664v1, a single genomic region encodes these proteins:
- the LOC116025236 gene encoding probable carbohydrate esterase At4g34215: MELPNSTQIHEVKPPKNIFILSGQSNMAGRGGVNKEKKWDGIVPPECSPDSSKIFRLSAQLCWEVACEPLHHDIDTKKTCGVGPGMSFSNAVKDSVGVIGVVPCAVGGTAIKEWARGEHLYENMVKRVKAAIHDGGCEIKALLWYQGESDTSSKHDAESYRANMETLIHNIRSDLDLPTMPIIQVAIASGDKKYIVEVRKAQKEIDLPNVVCIDAWGLELKEDNLHLTTEAQVQLGHMFAEAYLTRFASNAPSTAL, translated from the exons ATGGAACTCCCGAATTCAACCCAAATTCATGAAGTCAAGCCACCTAAGAATATATTCATTCTATCGGGCCAAAGCAACATGGCTGGTCGTGGTGGAGTAAACAAGGAAAAGAAATGGGATGGCATAGTTCCTCCTGAATGTAGCCCCGACTCATCCAAAATCTTCCGTCTTAGTGCACAGCTCTGCTGGGAGGTGGCTTGTGAACCACTGCATCATGACATTGATACCAAGAAGACCTGCGGTGTTGGACCTGGAATGTCGTTTTCAAATGCGGTAAAGGACAGCGTGGGTGTTATTGGTGTAGTTCCCTGTGCAGTAGGTGGAACTGCAATAAAGGAGTGGGCACGTGGAGAACATTTGTATGAGAACATGGTGAAGAGAGTGAAAGCTGCCATTCATGATGGCGGTTGTGAGATCAAGGCATTGCTATGGTACCAGGGTGAGAGTGATACATCATCAAAACATGATGCCGAGAGTTACAGAGCTAATATGGAAACACTAATACACAACATCCGCAGTGATTTGGATTTGCCAACTATGCCAATTATTCAG GTTGCTATTGCATCAGGGGATAAAAAATACATTGTAGAAGTAAGAAAAGCGCAAAAGGAAATCGACCTTCCAAATGTCGTGTGCATTGATGCCTGGGGATTGGAGCTCAAGGAAGATAATCTCCATTTGACCACAGAAGCCCAGGTTCAACTTGGCCATATGTTTGCAGAAGCATACCTTACCCGGTTTGCATCAAACGCTCCTTCTACTGCTCTTTAA
- the LOC116025235 gene encoding cyclin-D-binding Myb-like transcription factor 1: protein MVMAAEDEVVARKSKKRKERNNMLAANPVHIVKDVGVEGDKSFEEENLMKKKSDNEGVERMKKKKKSAGDKKGGALMEDTNGITVEKAKKRKRKREVESNSNELHAVSQDIANDVSVDNGGYVNSTATEIHESKKKHKKKAGKISDGCTEGEVEKVKRKKKKNKKKKGEVDQDVAIGLACTDGIADFSVNDTQASGVGNDNNSRNQVKDSSKDPKLKNSKKKVRFSDELEVFPESNVPESGNDENEEVELIRGKRFSKIEDEKIKEAVYKYIEVHNLGEEGLDMVLNSRSHPEVKNCWKEIGAAIPNRPHVAVYYRAQIIFRRAENPKWTEEEKALVLQHVKLHGNEWKSLAEELGRHRFHVKDTWRRIKLPKMKAGHWSQDEYQNLFDLVNTDLQVRITEEKKSKHGMLRDNICWTAISDKLSTRNGPNCCLKWYKQLTSPMVAEGIWSDSDDYRLIGALYNLDETCIENVDWDNLVEHRSGEICLKRWRQMVLHIGNHGNKPFSEQVEVLAKRYCPSLIEARETWDSKPVVP from the coding sequence ATGGTCATGGCTGCAGAAGATGAAGTGGTGGCTAGGAAGtctaagaaaaggaaagagagaAACAATATGTTAGCTGCCAATCCTGTTCATATTGTGAAGGATGTGGGAGTTGAGGGAGATAAAAGCTTCGAGGAagaaaatttgatgaaaaagaAGAGTGATAATGAAGGTGTTGAAAggatgaagaaaaagaagaaaagtgcAGGAGATAAAAAAGGGGGAGCACTTATGGAGGATACTAATGGGATTACTGTTGAGAAAGCaaaaaagaggaaaaggaaaagagaggTTGAAAGCAATAGCAATGAATTACATGCTGTGTCCCAAGATATTGCAAATGATGTTTCTGTAGACAATGGAGGTTATGTAAATTCAACTGCAACTGAGATTCATGAAAGCAAAAAGAAACACAAAAAGAAGGCAGGAAAAATCTCTGATGGTTGCACTGAGGGTGAAGTGGAGAAGGttaaaaggaagaagaaaaagaacaagaagaaaaagGGGGAGGTTGACCAAGATGTGGCTATAGGTCTTGCATGTACTGATGGCATTGCAGATTTTAGTGTAAATGACACACAAGCTAGTGGGGTGGGAAATGATAATAATAGCCGGAACCAGGTCAAAGATAGTTCTAAAGATCCAAAACTGAAAAATAGCAAGAAGAAAGTGAGATTTTCCGATGAGTTGGAGGTATTTCCTGAGTCTAATGTTCCTGAGAGTGGGaatgatgaaaatgaagaagTGGAGTTGATTCGAGGTAAGCGGTTCTCTAAaatagaagatgagaaaattaaagaagCCGTTTATAAGTACATAGAGGTACATAATTTGGGTGAGGAAGGTTTGGATATGGTTTTAAATAGTAGATCTCACCCTGAAGTAAAAAACTGTTGGAAGGAAATAGGAGCTGCCATACCAAATAGGCCTCACGTTGCAGTCTATTATCGTGCTCAAATAATATTTCGACGAGCTGAAAACCCTAAATGGACTGAAGAAGAAAAAGCTTTGGTACTGCAGCACGTGAAATTACATGGGAATGAGTGGAAATCACTTGCTGAGGAACTTGGCAGACACAGGTTTCATGTGAAGGATACATGGCGCAGGATAAAATTACCTAAGATGAAGGCAGGACACTGGTCTCAGGATGAGTACCAGAACTTATTTGATTTAGTCAACACTGATCTGCAAGTGAGGATCACTGAAGAGAAGAAATCCAAGCATGGAATGCTGCGGGATAACATCTGTTGGACAGCAATTAGTGATAAATTGTCCACACGTAATGGCCCAAATTGTTGTCTGAAGTGGTACAAACAGTTAACATCACCTATGGTAGCTGAAGGTATATGGTCTGACTCTGATGATTATCGCCTAATTGGTGCACTTTATAACTTGGATGAAACCTGCATAGAAAATGTGGACTGGGATAATCTTGTGGAACATAGGTCCGGAGAAATATGTCTGAAGCGCTGGAGGCAAATGGTTCTTCACATAGGGAACCATGGGAACAAACCCTTTTCAGAACAAGTTGAAGTCCTAGCCAAAAGATACTGTCCCTCCTTAATTGAAGCAAGGGAGACTTGGGATAGCAAGCCTGTTGTACCATGA